A stretch of the Drosophila yakuba strain Tai18E2 unplaced genomic scaffold, Prin_Dyak_Tai18E2_2.1 Segkk2_quiver_pilon_scaf, whole genome shotgun sequence genome encodes the following:
- the LOC122319644 gene encoding uncharacterized protein LOC122319644: protein MQNHVGTSGEQRGAAGLIESSSIDENTRTLKDLVQLLAIKIGAEERNNGCLITAESFAKIIPEFDGESMPVKNWFENFEMNAAAYDLNIKQMYVQARAKMTNTAKLFLDSTYVHQYSEMRMLMETEFSRQYVCSADVHEQLRDRKKRKQESFHEYLLQMKKIASLGNIDARSVIRYVVDGLNMRSDFRYSLYSCKSYKELQEQYEVFDRVIEKPFNPNEGKWTSSQKKQHEGQHDRKRHCFNCGSLDHHRKDCKSAVKCFSCNKEGHMSRDCPGSAAGVQVVRSSSRMKNVTINNVAVECLVDTGADVSILRKYIFNKIPNVTLERCASKLCGLGRKITCTVGYFLAEVAVDKEITRHKFVVVEDEDIEYDALLGFDFVSKFDFSLSADGYKFSSPLGEKACEEPNQMSIYNIINSDDEIDVPPQFAKEVSLLINNYKAVDSVAEVPVRLRIVRDGEIIPFRQSPSRFAIAEKQINEWLDAGIIRPSTSNFASRLVLVNKKDGTRRICVDFRKLNSMVLRDFFPVPIIDEVLQKLQKARFFTVMDLENGFFHVAIEEDSKKFTAFITKSGLYEFNRTPFGFQLFLFVTLITCSKS from the coding sequence ATGCAGAATCATGTCGGGACAAGTGGAGAGCAACGTGGCGCAGCTGGTTTAATCGAAAGCAGCTCGATCGACGAAAATACAAGAACGCTGAAAGATTTAGTGCAGCTTCTTGCTATTAAGATTGGAGCGGAGGAGCGAAACAACGGTTGCTTGATTACGGCAGAAAGCTTTGCGAAGATCATTCCAGAGTTTGACGGAGAGTCCATGCCGGTTAAAAATTGGTTTGAAAATTTTGAGATGAATGCGGCAGCCTACGATCTGAACATTAAGCAGATGTATGTTCAGGCTCGCGCCAAAATGACGAACACAGCGAAGTTGTTTTTGGACTCTACGTATGTACACCAATACTCAGAGATGCGTATGCTGATGGAGACAGAGTTCAGTCGACAATATGTGTGCAGCGCGGATGTACACGAGCAGCTCCGCGACCGCAAGAAACGCAAGCAGGAATCTTTTCACGAATACCTACTACAGATGAAAAAGATCGCTTCACTTGGCAACATTGATGCACGTTCAGTTATCCGCTATGTTGTTGACGGCTTGAACATGAGAAGTGATTTCAGATACTCTCTCTACAGTTGCAAGTCTTACAAAGAACTACAGGAGCAGTATGAGGTGTTCGACCGTGTGATCGAGAAGCCATTTAATCCTAACGAGGGAAAGTGGACGTCCAGCCAGAAAAAGCAGCACGAGGGACAGCACGACAGGAAGCGTCACTGCTTTAACTGCGGATCATTAGATCATCATCGTAAGGACTGCAAGTCTGCTGTAAAATGCTTCAGTTGCAACAAAGAGGGTCACATGTCAAGAGATTGCCCTGGGTCAGCTGCTGGTGTCCAAGTCGTACGCAGCTCAAGTCGCATGAAAAATGTCACTATCAACAATGTGGCAGTGGAGTGTCTGGTAGATACGGGAGCCGATGTATCTATACTGCGCAAGTATATCTTTAACAAGATACCAAATGTTACCCTGGAGAGGTGTGCGTCGAAGCTTTGTGGGCTGGGAAGGAAGATTACGTGCACAGTTGGCTACTTTTTGGCGGAGGTTGCGGTGGACAAGGAGATAACTAGACACAAGTTCGTCGTAGTGGAGGATGAAGACATCGAGTATGATGCGCTGCtcggttttgattttgtatcGAAGTTTGACTTTTCGCTGTCGGCCGACGGATACAAGTTTTCTTCCCCGCTGGGGGAGAAAGCTTGTGAGGAACCAAATCAGATGAGTATTTACAACATAATAAATTCAGATGATGAAATAGATGTTCCTCCGCAGTTCGCTAAAGAGGTGTCGCTGCTGATCAATAACTACAAGGCGGTGGATTCGGTAGCCGAAGTCCCAGTGAGGCTAAGAATCGTCCGGGATGGTGAAATCATCCCATTTCGTCAATCCCCAAGTAGATTTGCGATTGCCGAAAAGCAGATCAACGAATGGTTAGATGCTGGAATCATTCGCCCATCTACATCTAACTTTGCTAGCCGTCTTGTACTGGTGAACAAAAAAGATGGCACACGGCGTATTTGCGTCGATTTTCGAAAGCTGAACTCGATGGTTTTGAGAGACTTTTTTCCCGTTCCTATAATCGACGAAGTTCtgcaaaagctgcaaaaagcACGCTTTTTTACTGTAATGGACTTGGAGAATGGTTTCTTCCACGTGGCCATTGAGGAGGATAGCAAAAAATTCACAGCCTTCATCACCAAATCCGGATTGTACGAATTCAATAGAACCCCGTTTGGATTTCAGCTGTTTTTATTCGTTACGTTAATCACGTGTTCCAAGAGCTGA
- the LOC120322243 gene encoding uncharacterized protein LOC120322243: MRVSEKEIKQEPSRIPISKGKQPYYTRSVAAADKQIKMSTPLESDCEISGNENTKEMKIVQELVATSGEQCGNARSNMQNLVATSGEQGGNARNNMQNHVGTSGEQRGAAGLIESSSIDENTRTLKDLVQLLAIKIGAEERNNGCSITAESFAKIFPEFDGESMPVKNWFENFEINAAAYDLNIKQMYVQARAKMTNTAKLFLDSTYVHQYSEMRMLMETEFSRQYVCSADVHEQLRDRKKRKQESFHEYLLQMKKIASLGNIDARSVIRYVVDGLNMRSDFRYSLYSCKSYKELQEQYEVFDRVVEKPFNPNEGKWTSSQKKQHEGQHDRKSHCFNCGSLDHHRKDCKSAVKCFSCNKEGHMSRDCPGSAAGVQVVRSSSRMKNVTINNVAVECLVDTGADVSILRKYIFNKIPNVTLERCASKLRGLGRKITCTVGYFLAEVAVDKEITRHKFVVVEDEDIEYDALLGFDFVSKFDFSLSADGYKFSSPLGEKACEEPNQMSIYNIINSDDEIDVPPQFAKEVSLLINNYKAVDSVAEVPVRLRIVRDGEIIPFRQSPSRFAIAEKQINEWLDAGIIRPSTSNFASRLVLVNKKDGTRRICVDFRKLNSMVLRDFFPVPIIDDVLQKLQKARFFTVMDLENGFFHVAIEEDSKKFTAFITKSGLYEFNRTPFGFQLFLFVTLITCSKS; the protein is encoded by the exons ATGCGTGTGAGTGAGAAGGAAATTAAGCAAGAGCCGTCGCGGATTCCAAtttcaaaaggaaaacagccaTATTACACAAGGTCAGTGGCTGCAGCAGACAAACAGATTAAAATGAGTACGCCGTTGGAAAGCGATTGCGAAATaagtggaaatgaaaatacgaaagaaatgaaaatcgtgCAAGAACTTGTCGCAACAAGCGGAGAGCAAT GTGGGAATGCAAGAAGCAACATGCAGAACCTTGTCGCAACAAGCGGAGAGCAAGGTGGGAATGCAAGAAACAACATGCAGAATCATGTCGGGACAAGTGGAGAGCAACGTGGCGCAGCTGGTTTAATCGAAAGCAGCTCGATCGACGAAAATACAAGAACGCTGAAAGATTTAGTGCAGCTTCTTGCTATTAAGATTGGAGCGGAGGAGCGAAACAACGGTTGCTCGATTACGGCAGAAAGCTTTGCGAAGATCTTTCCAGAGTTTGACGGAGAGTCCATGCCGGTTAAAAATTGGTTTGAAAATTTTGAGATAAATGCGGCAGCCTACGATCTGAACATTAAGCAGATGTATGTTCAGGCTCGCGCCAAAATGACGAACACAGCGAAGTTGTTTTTGGACTCTACGTATGTACACCAATACTCAGAGATGCGTATGCTGATGGAGACAGAGTTCAGTCGACAATATGTGTGCAGCGCGGATGTACACGAGCAGCTCCGCGACCGCAAGAAACGCAAGCAGGAATCTTTTCACGAATACCTACTACAGATGAAAAAGATCGCTTCACTTGGCAACATTGATGCACGTTCAGTTATCCGCTATGTTGTTGACGGCTTGAACATGAGAAGTGATTTCAGATACTCTCTCTACAGTTGCAAGTCTTACAAAGAACTACAGGAGCAGTATGAGGTGTTCGACCGTGTGGTCGAGAAGCCATTTAATCCTAACGAGGGAAAGTGGACGTCGAGCCAGAAAAAGCAGCACGAGGGACAGCACGACAGGAAGAGTCACTGCTTTAACTGCGGATCATTAGATCATCATCGTAAGGACTGCAAGTCTGCTGTAAAATGCTTCAGTTGCAACAAAGAGGGTCACATGTCAAGAGATTGCCCTGGGTCAGCTGCTGGTGTCCAAGTCGTACGCAGCTCAAGTCGCATGAAAAATGTCACTATCAACAATGTGGCAGTGGAGTGTCTGGTAGATACGGGAGCCGATGTATCTATACTGCGCAAGTATATCTTTAACAAGATACCAAATGTTACCCTGGAGAGGTGTGCGTCGAAGCTTCGTGGGCTGGGAAGGAAGATTACGTGCACAGTTGGCTACTTTTTGGCGGAGGTTGCGGTGGACAAGGAGATAACTAGACACAAGTTCGTCGTAGTGGAGGATGAAGACATCGAGTATGATGCGCTGCtcggttttgattttgtatcGAAGTTTGACTTTTCGCTGTCGGCCGACGGATACAAGTTTTCTTCCCCGCTGGGGGAGAAAGCTTGTGAGGAACCAAATCAGATGAGTATTTACAACATAATAAATTCAGATGATGAAATAGATGTTCCTCCGCAGTTCGCTAAAGAGGTGTCGCTGCTGATCAATAACTACAAGGCGGTGGATTCGGTAGCCGAAGTCCCAGTGAGGCTAAGAATCGTCCGGGATGGTGAAATCATCCCATTTCGTCAATCCCCAAGTAGATTTGCGATTGCCGAAAAGCAGATCAACGAATGGTTAGATGCTGGAATCATTCGCCCATCTACATCTAACTTTGCTAGCCGTCTTGTACTGGTGAACAAAAAAGATGGCACACGGCGTATTTGCGTCGATTTTCGAAAGCTGAACTCGATGGTTTTGAGAGACTTTTTTCCCGTTCCTATAATCGACGACGTTCtgcaaaagctgcaaaaagcACGCTTTTTTACTGTAATGGACTTGGAGAATGGTTTCTTCCACGTGGCCATTGAGGAGGATAGCAAAAAATTCACAGCCTTCATCACCAAATCCGGATTGTACGAATTCAATAGAACCCCGTTTGGATTTCAGCTGTTTTTATTCGTTACGTTAATCACGTGTTCCAAGAGCTGA
- the LOC6539081 gene encoding probable cytosolic Fe-S cluster assembly factor GE22682 isoform X2, with product MLSSSCPGWVCYAEKTHGNFILPYVSTTRSPQQIMGVLVKHILAEKLNIPASRIYHVTVMPCYDKKLEASRDDFFSKTNNSRDVDCVITSVEVEQLLGEAQRTLSQFDPLDLDWPWSNVRPDLMVWAHEKTLSGGYAEHVFKFAAKQIFNEVPTNELEFKQLKNRDFREIILKKNGNTVLKFAIANGFRNIQNMVQKLKRGKVSNYHFVEVMACPSGCINGGAQIRPTTGQHVRELTRKLEELYHNLPLSEPENSLTKHIYKDFLDGFQTEKSYELLHTSYHDVVSELSISLNINW from the exons ATGCTTAGCTCCTCTTGCCCGGGGTGGGTTTGTTACGCGGAGAAAACACATGGAAATTTCATACTACCTTACGTTTCCACTACCCGATCTCCACAGCAAATAATGGGAGTGCTTGTGAAGCATATCCTTGCCGAAAAGCTAAATATTCCTGCGTCGCGAATCTACCATGTGACCGTAATGCCCTGCTACGACAAGAAGCTTGAGGCCTCGCGAGATGATTTTTTTAGCAAGACAAATAACTCACGCGACGTAGACTGTGTTATCACTTCAG TTGAGGTGGAACAGTTGCTGGGTGAGGCGCAGCGGACGCTGTCACAGTTCGATCCCCTTGATCTGGACTGGCCCTGGTCTAATGTACGCCCAGACTTAATGGTATGGGCTCACGAGAAGACGTTGTCTGGCGGTTACGCAGAACATGTATTTAAGTTCGCCGCAAAACAGATTTTTAACGAAGTCCCGACAAATGAGTTGGAATTCAAACAGCTAAAAAATCGTGACTTTAGAGAAAttatacttaaaaaaaatggaaacacCGTCCTGAAATTTGCTATTGCCAACGGTTTCCGGAACATACAAAACATGGTACAAAAGTTAAAGCGTGGAAAGGTATCAAACTACCACTTCGTTGAGGTAATGGCCTGTCCCTCAGGATGCATTAACGGAGGAGCACAAATACGCCCCACTACCGGACAACACGTTCGCGAGCTTACCCGGAAACTGGAGGAATTATACCACAACCTTCCACTGTCCGAACCCGAAAACTCCTTAACGAAACATATTTACAAAGACTTTTTAGACGGCTTTCAAACTGAAAAATCATATGAGCTGTTGCACACCAGTTACCATGATGTAGTGTCTGAGCTCAGTATATCGCTTAATATTAATTGGTGA
- the LOC6539081 gene encoding probable cytosolic Fe-S cluster assembly factor GE22682 isoform X1, with protein MSRLSRALQLTDIDDFITPSQICIKPVEIDKARSKTGAKIKIKGDSCFEESESGKQKLNKVEITLQDCLACSGCITSAEGVLITQQSQEELLRVLQENSKKKATEDWDNVRTIVFSVATQPLLSLAHRYQIGVEDAARHLAGYFRSLGGNYVLSTKVADDIALLECRQEFVERYRENENLTMLSSSCPGWVCYAEKTHGNFILPYVSTTRSPQQIMGVLVKHILAEKLNIPASRIYHVTVMPCYDKKLEASRDDFFSKTNNSRDVDCVITSVEVEQLLGEAQRTLSQFDPLDLDWPWSNVRPDLMVWAHEKTLSGGYAEHVFKFAAKQIFNEVPTNELEFKQLKNRDFREIILKKNGNTVLKFAIANGFRNIQNMVQKLKRGKVSNYHFVEVMACPSGCINGGAQIRPTTGQHVRELTRKLEELYHNLPLSEPENSLTKHIYKDFLDGFQTEKSYELLHTSYHDVVSELSISLNINW; from the exons ATGTCAAGGTTGAGCAGAGCCTTGCAGCTTACAGATATAGATGATTTTATTACTCCCTCACAG aTATGCATTAAACCAGTGGAAATAGATAAGGCAAGATCAAAGACTGGGGCAAAGATCAAGATAAAGGGTGACAGCTGCTTTGAGGAATCTGAG agtggaaaacaaaaacttaatAAAGTTGAAATTACTCTGCAAGACTGTCTTGCATGCTCAGGTTGTATTACTTCAGCCGAAGGAGTCCTGATCACGCAGCAGAGCCAAGAAGAGTTGCTTAGGGTCCTACAAGagaattcaaaaaaaaaggccaCTGAGGACTGGGATAATGTGCGTACGATCGTATTTTCCGTTGCCACCCAGCCTCTACTAAGCTTAGCCCATCGCTATCAAATAGGTGTGGAGGATGCTGCCCGTCATCTTGCTGGATATTTTCGCAGTTTGGGTGGCAACTATGTTTTGTCCACTAAGGTGGCGGACGATATCGCTCTTCTCGAATGTCGTCAAGAATTTGTAGAAAGGTACCGCGAAAATGAGAACTTGACCATGCTTAGCTCCTCTTGCCCGGGGTGGGTTTGTTACGCGGAGAAAACACATGGAAATTTCATACTACCTTACGTTTCCACTACCCGATCTCCACAGCAAATAATGGGAGTGCTTGTGAAGCATATCCTTGCCGAAAAGCTAAATATTCCTGCGTCGCGAATCTACCATGTGACCGTAATGCCCTGCTACGACAAGAAGCTTGAGGCCTCGCGAGATGATTTTTTTAGCAAGACAAATAACTCACGCGACGTAGACTGTGTTATCACTTCAG TTGAGGTGGAACAGTTGCTGGGTGAGGCGCAGCGGACGCTGTCACAGTTCGATCCCCTTGATCTGGACTGGCCCTGGTCTAATGTACGCCCAGACTTAATGGTATGGGCTCACGAGAAGACGTTGTCTGGCGGTTACGCAGAACATGTATTTAAGTTCGCCGCAAAACAGATTTTTAACGAAGTCCCGACAAATGAGTTGGAATTCAAACAGCTAAAAAATCGTGACTTTAGAGAAAttatacttaaaaaaaatggaaacacCGTCCTGAAATTTGCTATTGCCAACGGTTTCCGGAACATACAAAACATGGTACAAAAGTTAAAGCGTGGAAAGGTATCAAACTACCACTTCGTTGAGGTAATGGCCTGTCCCTCAGGATGCATTAACGGAGGAGCACAAATACGCCCCACTACCGGACAACACGTTCGCGAGCTTACCCGGAAACTGGAGGAATTATACCACAACCTTCCACTGTCCGAACCCGAAAACTCCTTAACGAAACATATTTACAAAGACTTTTTAGACGGCTTTCAAACTGAAAAATCATATGAGCTGTTGCACACCAGTTACCATGATGTAGTGTCTGAGCTCAGTATATCGCTTAATATTAATTGGTGA
- the LOC6539081 gene encoding probable cytosolic Fe-S cluster assembly factor GE22682 isoform X3 translates to MSRLSRALQLTDIDDFITPSQICIKPVEIDKARSKTGAKIKIKGDSCFEESESGKQKLNKVEITLQDCLACSGCITSAEGVLITQQSQEELLRVLQENSKKKATEDWDNVRTIVFSVATQPLLSLAHRYQIGVEDAARHLAGYFRSLGGNYVLSTKVADDIALLECRQEFVERYRENENLTMLSSSCPGK, encoded by the exons ATGTCAAGGTTGAGCAGAGCCTTGCAGCTTACAGATATAGATGATTTTATTACTCCCTCACAG aTATGCATTAAACCAGTGGAAATAGATAAGGCAAGATCAAAGACTGGGGCAAAGATCAAGATAAAGGGTGACAGCTGCTTTGAGGAATCTGAG agtggaaaacaaaaacttaatAAAGTTGAAATTACTCTGCAAGACTGTCTTGCATGCTCAGGTTGTATTACTTCAGCCGAAGGAGTCCTGATCACGCAGCAGAGCCAAGAAGAGTTGCTTAGGGTCCTACAAGagaattcaaaaaaaaaggccaCTGAGGACTGGGATAATGTGCGTACGATCGTATTTTCCGTTGCCACCCAGCCTCTACTAAGCTTAGCCCATCGCTATCAAATAGGTGTGGAGGATGCTGCCCGTCATCTTGCTGGATATTTTCGCAGTTTGGGTGGCAACTATGTTTTGTCCACTAAGGTGGCGGACGATATCGCTCTTCTCGAATGTCGTCAAGAATTTGTAGAAAGGTACCGCGAAAATGAGAACTTGACCATGCTTAGCTCCTCTTGCCCGGG CAAATAA